The sequence below is a genomic window from Haematobia irritans isolate KBUSLIRL chromosome 3, ASM5000362v1, whole genome shotgun sequence.
ATAAGACCAAAATGTgtgtaaaacttttttatttatttcaactaaAAGTTCATCTATTATGGTACATAGTTCTCCAATATAGACTTTGttcaattattttcttgcttttgCATTACATTAAATAATACCTAGTcttattatgtattttaatttgataattttgaagaccaattatttcaaattttattgtataaaaatcaaaagcaAAATTAAGTTTAAACACCATCTAAGAATATCcaatacaagtttttctatTGTAAATCTACCAACCTTTTGACTTGAAGGTAAAACTAGACCAAGGCATTCTAATACTAAAGTTGATTTGTTTttgtccatataaaattttaatttcataatcaATACATTTGATGATTTTAGAACGTGTTTTTAAAAGTCTGGGGagtttttgtttgtaattttcttaaagagTACAAAGACCAAAGAGAAACGGTGCCACTCTCTTTGCTGAAGGCAAAACAATGCTAATCTAACTCTTGTGTTTGTTTTCTTGCTGGAGACCGggtcgtttttttttgtctagcgTCTCATGGAGACATGTTGAGCTTGACCTTAGACAACTTTTAAAGGTCCGCTGCTCTATAGACTATCAACAAcataacaccaaaaaaaaagcaaaacaattATTGTATGGTGGTTGgactttaaaattttgtgaatgaatgaaattaaaaaaaatatatatatatatatatatataaaaaaaattaaaatgtgaaaCTTTAATCAACATACgccaaaagaaaaatataaaatgtgacAATTTATTAGATTACACTATGTaacaaattgatattttttaaggGAAATTCTCGcaagtttatttatttgttactcTCGATTTTCCACAAATTAAGTGTGGAGTTTCTACATTTAAGACGTCgttttgaagattttgttcGCAGGCACTAacgataaataaatgtttgtttctaataatatttagttttttttaacaacattcATTTTCCtggatggaaaatcataaaaaagtcgattttgaaaacatcaacaataaaatttggtgaTTACGCAGACTCCTTTAGATCGATCAAACAACAgaggtagaaatttttatccgattttcaccaAATAGTGGTAATTTAATGTAGAATTTTGGCTAAGTCATCTCTTTCGCCATTACTTGGTTAGAGCATTAATAGTTATGAATGTGTCCACCAAATATTGTGTTCCCATATATGTCATTATTTATATACCGACCGACTTTTCGTCTGAACATCTATTTTGTATTTGAACGAGTCCACAATTTTTATCCTTAATATACTGTCTGTTGATTCTCTAAACATCAAAAATCTATTAGTCCATTTTGGCCATTTGATGATTAGTCTATATTACAATTTTCGGCTTTTATCGCAACTTTAGTGTGAGGGTATAATATGCATGAAAATACGACAGATATATTGGCCCTAACCGCGTCTCATAACGTTTCAAATTTGGCTTCCTTATTTTTATAGCTACATGGGTCAAATTTCAAGGAAGATATTCATTTTATATTTAGCCTTATCGGTTATGATTTAGATATGGTTGACATTTATAACTCCTAGATATTAAGTCAATATGGTAATAAatgaattaattataaaaaagtaaaagtattgTCAGAATGTCATATTCCCaatcttatttatttatcaaatgctataaataaaaatcatgtCAGTTAACATATATACTTAAAAACCAACTTCAAAATATATCGCACCAAGATATTAAGATATTTCTGTTGTCTAGTGTTACTGattcatattttaaattgaTGACTGACTTTTTTTAATTAGCAATTTAAACTTTGTCCAAGAgagcaatttaaattttaaatacataaaatcttaatatttaaattttttatttacaaactgatttgattttatttggaaattatgAGTTTTATGTGAAATACATTTTATAACTGTATTGTTAGTGtagttttacataaaatttatattcataaatttatttataatcattAAAAGGTTATTGCCCTTTTTTATTTACCGGTTACTTGCTTAACATTTTCTTCGGGGTTTTCATTTCTCACTGCTATTTCCTCAAAATGCATAATCGGTTCCACTTTAATTTCATATAACGATCCATGCATTTCATTCAAATCTCTTAGGTGGTCAAAGGGTCGTCGTCCCTTGTAGACATACATGGAATATAATATACGCACAATTTCATTATAGCCGTCTTCTTCCAAGACAATTGCCTCTTTATGACTTAATGCCATATAGGTAATTCGAGGCATATGCATATAGCTGGCCACAAGTGAAATGGCATTGAAAAATCTTATCATAAAACATTCTTGCGACTCTAACCAAGGCTCcacataataataaaataaatgtaaaccaTCGGATTTCTCATGTTTTTCACGAGCATAATCTTGAAGAGCTATGTATGTAAAATCCATTAATTCTTTGAAACGATTTCCATTGATTAGCAAACGTAGAGAAATCCACGAATACCATTCTTCCGTCATACATTTGAGTATAGCCACGCCGTATATTTCATTATATTCAGGATCCGAAACCATTATACTGCAATCGTTTTTCAAACAATGTTTGAGTATATTTACTAAGTCTATGTGGAATTCTCTATCCTCATGATATCCCAAAATTTTGAAGAGTTCATTGTCGAAATAATGTTGAAGGACATATTCTATGACATTTCCATGTTGCTTCTCATGTATATCATGTATGGGAAGATTATGATGTTTACTCCATTCGATGGTATTTAAGGTAGCCATGACAAAACCAATAAaatgatttgttttaaatttttttctatgaaaaatatatttttaaattgatttttttttttaatttgaaaacattgacaattttttgggaactagatgaaatttggaaatataaatGCCTTAGGTTTCATCATATGGGCTTTTTCGTTTTAAGTTTTCAATATCTGGGTGGGGAGGGGGCTGCAATTTGTCTGCAGGGGCCTAAGCTCCCTCCCTCCAGAGGCCTTTTTAGCTTATAAGCTACTCTCAAATGGAGAATGCGATATATACAGGTGCACCACCGTCTGAAAAAAACcccacttttttaaattttggtaatttcGAATTTTCTACCTttagacttttttaaaatttggaatagtCGACATTTCGAAAAAtcccttatacctcattcacattacacttctaaaatccacttttactagatttcaactgtcatttgctttataaaaaattgatttcaaatctcgaaaatgtagattttgAGTGTAATGTGTAGAGCCTATTAATTTCTCACTTTCATATTCAATGTATGTATtccttttaaaataaataatatcgtCTACAGATCTCAGAgttaccatagaaatattttcagcAAATTCCCCCTTTAATCCAAGGTAGGCTTACGgactttttcattaaaaatcgaTTAGACGATTTTCGAAATATCAAAAGTAAATGccgaatttgaagattacaaaaagaTTACGACTTTTTCActcttttttgataaaaaaaaattgtttgataaTGGCATATTAGTAAAATATACCATTAAGAAAATTGCTCtaccaaagtttttaaaaagCTCTTATAGAAAAGAGGACAAAAACATTAACGACTTcattgctaagcaaaatttggagaaatttctataataccatatattattggaaaatttttatttttctggtcAATAACTATGTCGATCAAATTTTCAGTCATTCGTTAATAGGAGGTAACGCAAATGAACAAACGTCAAtggaaaagttttattaaagaaaacagggcagacattaaaacaaaatgaaGTTTGCATTGGAGCGCAAAAAAGGTGACATACTCATCATTCGGACGGACCAATAaatattgcaatagaaataaaatagcggGTTGTGAGGGGCAAGAGTTTGCCAACAAATCAAGCAtgttgcttaagtcttttgatttAGAGTCGAAAAACAATAGTATACAAAATTTCTGGTATGCAATGTAATGAAAagttattaataatttatatactttttaaGTAATAGCTACAGTGATTTCATTAATAGAGCCTATTAATTTTTTCGTTAGACATAAATTAATATGTTATATTAAAGTGTGAGGAAATCTAAGGCCAATCTGGTTTGAGAGGAAATATCAAAGAAATTACTTAAGATTTTACCAAAtccttttaattttgttgtctAACAACAATGTAGTTAATCACAATGTTGTTTGCAATtatgttattattttaataaagctGAGgcacaaaatatttgaaaaaactaaTGACTCTCATATGGCTATAATTGTACTTTAATATGACTTGCTATGAATACAGTGGAAtagataataattaaaaatgtatactgGAGTGGAAAGGAGCATGAACTCTAGTTTGTAGTATAAACTAACCTACTGTTTTGTAGGGAAATGttatgaaagaacattttgtacccATTTCTGATAAAGTTCATTTTCCAAATGACGAGGTCTGTATCTGTTAAAAGTAGATCAATGAAAGATGTAATGCTGAAAATACATTATACACAATTTGAAATGTCTGGTCGGAATTCTTGGAGGCCATAATTTCATTCAGTAGCTATTTATCCTTGCCATGTGTAGTGGTTGCCGAGAATGATGGTCATAATATTTCACCCAATGTTGTTTCTTACTCTCTTCTGCTCCATATAACATTTGATTCCATAAAGATTCATTCTTGGTAGTCAGTAATCTTGATGACTACTTacttttctcttatataaattcTAATGTCTGCCGCTTTcaggatatttcaatttttctccTTCATAATCATCATGGTCTAAGCCATAAGACTATTTGGAATTGTCACGTTTAGTCCGTGGGAAGTTTAATTATCGTTGTAGTTCATTTCGATCCATTTTACTTATGAAGTTATATAAAATGGATCAACATTATTCCCAATGGAAAACACTGTCTTCTGTCAAATGGATTGACAGACAGGCACATACGTAATTTCTTGCAAATTTGCCGCATACGTCAGATTCGGCACAagcagtttctattgaaatatattcaaaaaataCATGAGTTCAATTGTGTGCTCCGTCTTTATACCTGTTGTCTTGCATTTTGATaacaattacatttttgtttgttaaaacaATTTGGGACGAGGGGGAATTTACTCTACTAAAAAAGGTAGCATAATAAACCACAAGAAGAAAACTGAAAATTACGTCAACAAACATGTTAACTTATTGCATTAAATAATTTACACGCAATATGTGGTGTATATTACTTGCAGAGAAATAACTGGCtaaatgtatgtgtgtgtggttTTGGGGGTAATTGTATAGCAGACATTCATTGTTGAAATTGTCGTTGTTGtctatttttcttcttcttcattattattatttactcACACTTACTTATATAGTTAAATACATTTCCAAACTAAATGAAAATCCAAAAAGAGGAGCAATTTTATGCTTGAGCACGTGTTAAACTGAGTGGTGGCCTCTCAAACgcacatacacgcaaagaaaaaaaaacgtttggaaaacgtgtaccgaaaacgtttttcttttgttttttgaattgcttcgaaaattttaaacttttatcaccaaaaaaattcgtttgttacaaagtttttattttttcaataaaaaaagttatttttgtccacacagtccatttcgtttatatcaaacactgttcttttctgactttaggtctttaataagacacattttacagttcaaaatttaatatactacaatgtaatgttgaacattttttcggaatcttccgaacatatctggaatatatgttaaaaaaaaactttggtcgaagcagggatcgaacccacgacccttggcatgcaagtcggacgtagcaaccactgcaccacggtgccaaactaaatgtttgtttctgttaaataaactttgtttattcggttcgtgggcgccgcaagctatgctatataaatataacgtatatggatatttatctattgatgaccataacaggtacatagctcagtggttagtgtgttggcttacaaagtgcatggtccgcggttcgattctccgtccaggcgaaaggtaaaaaaatttaaaaatttataaaatcgtataatttcttctacattgttggtattacaggaaaagttgttaagaactaaaaaacatcgtggatgtgagaaagatgtgagggaaaatgcaattagcaagacaacaatgtttttttttttttgagtttgtccttatgaaattgtttttacatcctggaaaagaataaacgtttatcacaaaaagtatttacttttttcccaaatacacttcctaacagcgaaaagca
It includes:
- the LOC142229392 gene encoding uncharacterized protein LOC142229392 gives rise to the protein MATLNTIEWSKHHNLPIHDIHEKQHGNVIEYVLQHYFDNELFKILGYHEDREFHIDLVNILKHCLKNDCSIMVSDPEYNEIYGVAILKCMTEEWYSWISLRLLINGNRFKELMDFTYIALQDYAREKHEKSDGLHLFYYYVEPWLESQECFMIRFFNAISLVASYMHMPRITYMALSHKEAIVLEEDGYNEIVRILYSMYVYKGRRPFDHLRDLNEMHGSLYEIKVEPIMHFEEIAVRNENPEENVKQVTGK